The Ignatzschineria rhizosphaerae genome contains a region encoding:
- a CDS encoding L-2-amino-thiazoline-4-carboxylic acid hydrolase → MSETNELGILEQRRIEAEIIKPIYDVLVREVGIQKARDVIEEAIGQAAIDAGKAFASKEKQRTSIESFAALQYLWEKGNALEIEVISKDETKYEYQVKRCKYAEMYHEVGLGDIGFLLSCNRDAKFIEGYAPHIALTRPNTIMNGDGFCDFCYEVKTPNS, encoded by the coding sequence ATGAGTGAGACAAATGAGCTTGGGATTTTAGAGCAGCGCCGGATTGAAGCAGAGATTATTAAACCTATCTATGATGTTTTAGTGCGAGAAGTGGGTATCCAAAAAGCTCGAGATGTGATTGAAGAAGCCATTGGTCAGGCGGCGATTGATGCCGGTAAAGCCTTTGCAAGTAAAGAGAAACAGCGAACATCTATTGAGAGTTTTGCGGCGCTTCAATATCTTTGGGAGAAGGGAAATGCCTTAGAGATTGAAGTAATCTCAAAAGATGAAACAAAGTATGAATATCAGGTTAAACGTTGTAAATATGCCGAAATGTATCATGAGGTTGGTTTAGGGGATATTGGTTTTTTACTCTCCTGTAACCGTGATGCGAAGTTTATCGAAGGATATGCGCCGCATATAGCGCTTACAAGACCTAATACTATTATGAATGGTGATGGATTTTGTGATTTTTGTTACGAAGTTAAAACGCCCAATTCGTAG